A genomic window from Terriglobia bacterium includes:
- a CDS encoding phosphoenolpyruvate carboxykinase (GTP): MAREAPVSTPLESWVEETARLTKPEHIVFCDGSGEENERMLAEMVREGDTLELNPKTYPHCYLHRSNPNDVARTEQVTFICSRKREDAGPTNNWMAPEEAKQKMIALCDGSMRGRTMYVVPYIMGPARSPISKVGVEITDSAYVVASMRIMSRMGKVAMERLGSSPEFVPGLHALLDVNPERRFVMHFPEEKLIWSVGSGYGGNALLGKKCLALRIASVMAREQGWMAEHMLILGLEAPNGKVTYMAAAFPSACGKTNLAMMVSALEGQGYRVWTVGDDISWMQIGADGYLRAINPEAGFFGVAPGTGKHTNPNVMDAIRKNALFTNVALTPEREPWWEGIESEPPAGMIDWKGKKWDPSQGPAAHPNSRYTVPAQQSPCISPNWESPEGVPISAFIFGGRRARMAPLVYESFDWQHGVFVGATMASETTAAATGAVGVVRRDPMAMLPFCGYNMADYFGHWLEMGRRIPHAPKIFHVNWFRRDTSGKFLWPGFGENVRVLKWILERVEGRGEAQETPIGYVPARSALTLDGLALAHGAVDELLRVNPADWEPELADTRQFLAKFGERLPKELLDEHHKLAQRFQRAVPA, encoded by the coding sequence ATGGCCAGGGAGGCCCCCGTGAGCACCCCTCTTGAAAGCTGGGTAGAGGAAACCGCGCGACTGACAAAGCCGGAACACATCGTTTTCTGCGACGGTTCGGGGGAGGAGAACGAGCGCATGCTCGCGGAGATGGTGCGCGAGGGGGACACGCTGGAGCTGAACCCCAAGACTTACCCGCATTGCTACCTGCACCGCAGCAACCCCAACGACGTGGCGCGCACCGAGCAGGTGACGTTTATCTGCTCGCGGAAGCGGGAAGACGCCGGACCGACCAATAACTGGATGGCGCCGGAAGAAGCGAAGCAGAAGATGATTGCGCTGTGCGACGGGTCGATGCGCGGGCGCACGATGTACGTGGTGCCGTACATCATGGGGCCGGCGCGCTCGCCGATCAGCAAGGTGGGCGTGGAGATCACGGACAGCGCATACGTGGTGGCCAGCATGCGCATCATGTCGCGCATGGGCAAGGTGGCCATGGAGCGGCTGGGGAGCTCCCCGGAATTCGTGCCGGGACTGCACGCGCTGCTGGACGTGAACCCCGAGCGGCGCTTCGTCATGCACTTCCCCGAGGAAAAGCTGATCTGGAGCGTGGGATCGGGCTACGGGGGGAATGCGCTGCTGGGGAAGAAATGCCTGGCGCTGCGCATCGCCAGCGTGATGGCGCGGGAGCAGGGCTGGATGGCGGAGCACATGCTCATCCTGGGGCTGGAAGCGCCCAACGGAAAAGTGACGTACATGGCCGCGGCGTTTCCGAGCGCGTGCGGGAAGACGAACCTGGCGATGATGGTCTCGGCGCTGGAAGGCCAGGGCTACCGGGTGTGGACGGTGGGCGACGACATCAGCTGGATGCAGATCGGAGCGGACGGCTACCTGCGGGCCATCAACCCGGAAGCGGGATTTTTCGGGGTGGCGCCGGGAACGGGGAAGCACACCAATCCCAACGTGATGGATGCGATCCGCAAGAATGCGCTGTTCACCAACGTGGCGTTGACGCCGGAGCGCGAGCCGTGGTGGGAAGGCATCGAAAGCGAGCCGCCGGCGGGAATGATCGACTGGAAGGGAAAGAAGTGGGATCCGTCGCAGGGCCCGGCGGCGCATCCAAATTCACGCTATACCGTGCCGGCGCAGCAATCGCCCTGCATCTCGCCGAACTGGGAATCGCCGGAAGGCGTGCCGATCTCGGCGTTCATTTTCGGGGGGCGGCGCGCGCGGATGGCGCCGCTGGTGTACGAATCGTTTGACTGGCAGCACGGGGTGTTCGTGGGCGCGACGATGGCTTCGGAAACGACGGCGGCGGCAACGGGCGCGGTGGGCGTGGTGCGGCGTGACCCCATGGCCATGCTGCCCTTCTGCGGCTACAACATGGCGGATTATTTCGGGCACTGGCTGGAGATGGGCAGGCGCATCCCGCACGCGCCGAAGATTTTCCACGTGAACTGGTTCCGGCGGGACACCAGCGGGAAGTTTCTGTGGCCGGGGTTCGGAGAAAACGTGCGCGTGCTGAAGTGGATCCTGGAGCGCGTGGAGGGACGCGGCGAAGCGCAGGAGACGCCGATCGGCTATGTGCCGGCGCGCAGCGCGCTGACACTGGACGGCCTGGCGCTCGCGCATGGCGCCGTGGATGAACTGCTGCGCGTGAATCCGGCGGACTGGGAGCCGGAGCTCGCGGACACCAGGCAGTTTCTTGCAAAGTTCGGCGAACGCCTGCCGAAGGAACTTCTGGACGAGCACCATAAGCTGGCGCAGCGCTTTCAGCGAGCCGTGCCGGCCTGA